ttgatcagtttagttcaGTTAGTCTCTCAGTTTGTTTAGATTCTTAGTAATCTCAACTTAACCCACTTTTATAGTGTGATAGCAGTCATCCCCAACTTGTCCTCAACAAATGTAGAACGCAtcttctctgtgggattcgaccttTACTTCTATTTACTACGTAATAATATTGTGGCTTAAGTTTTTTTGAAAGCCCTTGAGTTCACCCATTCGCATATTCACATAACAAGAGTAGGTTGAATTAAGTTGATCAGTTAGGTTCTCCACTGGGTCCGTTCATGGGACACGTGCAAGTAACAGAAGACATAGTTCAACCGGATCCATTGGGTACTCTACTTTGATCAATCTGCAACAATCAACCCACACTTTAGTTGGCGCGACGGATTAAAGACAAGAACAAGAAAAAGGAACACTCGAAGGATTCAAGCCTTTCACCGGCCTACGAACACGCCCATCCATTGATTCAAATTGGCGAACAATAGTGATGAACTATATTTACTGCAAAATTAACCAAATAAACGTTAATGATGAACCGATTTGGAATCTTGTATGTTGAAGTTAAGGTTTAAATTGAAATATGCGACATGGGCACAAAATCGGCGCGTGGAGAAAATTGCAAGGAAAGAGGGGAGAGATGAATGGGTGCTTTAGCAAGAAGTCGATTGTGGTAAAATTAAATCGCCCATGATATTTTACAGCCTGATTTTATgggattttcaaaaataaaatgcgTTGACTTATACAgaattactcccttcatccaatgtccatcttttcttttttttttgttgtccaATTAAGATGActacttttcaattttagaaataaCCCCCTCTCTCATctcttctcattaaaatattcaattaccttttttctctctactttattccacctaactacattttctaaaatctcgtgccactcaagaatgtgatcatcttgaatgggacggagggagtactaaatagCCCCAGGGATGAAGTAATTTACCTAGGGCTGGGaatcggttcggttcggttctaaccgaaccgaaaagtcggttaaccgactctccaatttttcaaaaacaaaGAACCGGAACTGAGAAGGaatcggttcggttcggttaggAACCGATTTTAcacggttcggttcggttctaacCGATAGGAACcgaattggaaaaaaaaataaaaaggttgTTGCCAGGATTCGATCCCTAGTCAATGCATGAGAAAAACAGCCAACCTACCACTTGCGCTACAATGCTCTTTGTTTTTCTTATGTTTGTAGAAATACTTATGTTTATATTTcgtattataaattaaaaaaaaataaaaacaacctATTATAATATGCTTAAtccaacaattaaaaaaatttacaaccTGCTCAATCCAAAAGTAAACATGGCCAGCCAACCTAATAGTATTATAGTACCAAAAGttcaaatattcaaaaaaaGTAAACACCGTTCAAAGTTTCCAAAACAACATGGTCAATCCAACAAAGTTTACAACCTACTCAATCCAACAAACATTCAAAGTTCAAATATTCAAAAGAAAACCTCCAAgttcaatttttcaaaattccaaaacaAATGCACGATTAATTTAACTTTGATCTGGATCACTTGAACTAGACCTCAACcaatccttcttcttcttcaaacaTGAAGCATGATGCCTCCACATCGCGGATGTGCCATTTAACTTCGGATCAGCCGCTATCAACGAATCACACCGTTtgcattttcctttttgaacCGAATCAACAATCACTTTATCAAATTCAGCCCACACATCCGACCTCTCTACATTTTTACGCTTTTTTGATGAATTCCCATTTTTTGACGCCATTCCCTTTCCTTCTCCCTTTTCCCCTAGCCCTAGTTCTTCAATTTCAATATCTTCAAGAATATCGAGGTCTGGCCGGTTGCTACCTACGTCTTGGGTGAGAGATTCTGAAGTTTCCATCTTCAACAGACAACAAATAAAGAATCAATGGAAGCTGATTGAGATAGACTACACAATTGAgcacaataaataatttaaaaccaACATTCAAACTTGAATATACCTATTTCTTATTCAAATCAGAACCACTCATATTAATTATATCAAATTTATTAATACATTTCTTACTTTAATTTAACACATGTATCTACATATATGTGTAGATACATTTCTTACTTTAATTTAACACATGTATCCAAGAATGATCATTGACAATGAAGATCAacatcaaaattaaataaaaagcatAAATTTAACACATGTATCTACATATATGCATGTAACCAAGAACATTCTACTCATATTTAAAACTAAAAGCATTGTTTCATCTCTACTGACATTAGAGTCAATCAACAGCATAActatttatatactcctatatactagtatttctCCAATCCTCGCAAGGATGCATTCATCGCAATTCATTCAAGCATTTAATCAAACAGTTTTCTGGCACTAgcattcatattttttccaaTCTATAATTCTGACAGAGCATAAGTTGTGGTTGTGCGACTTACCTGATGTGGCTTTGCTGGAGGCTACGGCAGTCGGAGACGCGGCGGCGAGACTGGCGGTGCGGCGGAAAGAGACACACAACTGCGAGTGGGTGTCGCCGGCGGAAAGAGTCGCGGGCGGGTGGGTGTCGCCGGCGTGTGGGAGGGGCGGAGTGAGTCGTGTGACTGTGGTTCAGACGCTGGGAGTGGGAGAAAGGGTTTGTATTTGTTTTATCAAGTTTGGGCTCATGTAACTTGGGCTCAAAATTAAAATGAGTCTTTGGgccatttttaaataattaaattaaatcagcTAAGCCCAATCGATTCTTTATGGTTATAACCGATCGGTTCTCGGTTATAACCGAGAACCGATCGTGACCTTCACACGGGAACCGACACCGAACCGATAACCGATTTTttcggttatcggttaaccgagaaccgatattttcggttcggttatcggttaaccgactaaCCGATGACTGAATTCCTAGCCCTAAATTTACCTTCAGGATGAATGACGGAAATGAaatgtaccatatctgatctcatccataaaaaattaGATCAAATACCTAATTtttggtctctagttctacacttAGTAGATGTTGTGTAATAATGAGATCAATATACCCCCTATAGCCTTCCTTTCTATCGACAAAATTGATATAAATAGCAGAAGATGTAACATTATATATTTAGTTAGCCCACAAAGTAACCAATATGATACACTTGCTTAGCCCAAAATCAAACTAATAAGTTTAAAGCAAGattcataaaagaaaaaagaaatggaaTAATTGTGTTGATTATGAGAATAATTTTGTATATTACACCATACGTCTCTGACAAGTAtgaattttttcctttttaatccgtccctaaaaaatactatgactttctaattttagaaactctttttttctttaataaggTGGGACACATTCTCtgctaaaaatattttaaaacatttttctttatctctcttacttttccaattatgcattaaaacctgtgacaaaccaaatgttcatatttttcagggacggaaggagtaatatttGCATGAATAATTTTATGCATTGATTTTGTGCATAAATGAGaataattatgttaattatttCTTAACTAGTGAAAATCATAATTAATTCTTTACTTAATGAATATtccaactataattataatttgaattatttaatgAGATTAATAATTgggaataaattttatttattattattacagtagtatgtattattaataaataataccCATTTCCTGCCATAATAGATGGTACACTTGGGTaacgacacgagattttaggataTATTGTTTTATGTGTTATATGGAGAGATAAAATCGTATATTAATTGTGAAACaattaaatgtaatattttCTCCGTCTaagaaaaatagtctcattttgctattttgagggtccataaaaaaatagttgTACTCATTTAATTTTCTGCATCGTTTAGGGAAAATGatattaataaatagttaaagtagaaagATAgaaagtaatatagagaataatgtagaaaatAGTCTTACCTATATTATTCGCTATGgtactttatttttctccactttaactatttttaattattttttcaaaatgagcgaagaaaatgaaatgattcTAATACTTTTGAACGAAGAGACTATCATTTCAATAACAGAAACTTTCTCCTATATATTATCTACCTTTTCTCATTCTTactcttactttttcttctagtactttctctctctcttctactttatccatttttccCCGTGCTTTCTTACttaccaatttttcattaaaactcatgttatctacaataaaactatttttcgtAAACCGATGGAGTAATATACTAGTATTGTTAagtaatttttcatttaatcaataaataattgattttaATCACAATAGCCATACACttgcaaataaataaaatagggaTATTTGGGATGATAcgagaattaatgcataattgataaagtaagagaaattaggagaaaataattaaaataatgttagtggatagtaAGACTCACATTATTATTGGTATTTAATGGTAGATCCTAAtggtataagttataaataaattgatgtatataagTAATAAGTTGGAGAAATTtttccataaatagaaatgTGCTATATTTAtgggacaagagaaaaaggaaagttttcttatttttatgggatgaggGGAGTACTAATTAGAGATATCCAAGGTTTACGGTTCGGGCGGTTAATCGCAAAACTGTAATAGGCGGTTATGGTTCGAATCGGAACCCTTAGATTTAAATGGAACCGAAACCGATACCTTTAGAACTGTGGGTCGGTTTAGGTTCCATAATTTCGGAACCAAAACCTAACCCGAAACTGCGAAAAACCGACAGAAAACCCGTGAAATCGAATCGGAACCGCAAAACACTAGAGGAAAACCGCAGGTTCGAAACCGAAATCGGAACCGATGGTTTTTCGAACCGTAACCATAACCGCGAAATACGCTCAAAGTTCAGTTCTGGTTCAAAATTTTTCCGGAACTGGAAGTGGAGATTCCGAACTTTTAACTGGCGTTCTGGAACCTTGAGCATCTGTAGATTACTACTCCTACCtatactaaaattaaaataaaaacctcCAATGCAACACTTACCATATcgtaatactactataaaaagCAACAAATtcctagtactactatatttgttgaaaTAATTCCATTTTGGTCGCAATTATAAAACGCAATGCAGGCAATCAATCACGGGTCAAAGTCAATAATCACAACTAATTTGATTATATAaatgtagtagtattaaaatGTCTATCAAATATCATTGATAATAGGAAGTATAAAGggttaaaaatattattgacacaaaatcaattacaaagactgaataatatcattaattaaaaatgactACTATAATAAGATTGAGAGCATTCGCAACCGTGGATTTCCTGGAGGACGTCCGATCGGAGTGCTGGGTGTTCGCGCGGGACGTCCACCATTAAACGTGAGAAGGGTGGATGTGGACGTCCGCTGCAGACACCGCATATCCGCAGTCATCTGGcgacgtccgcgcgggacgtccgccattgcggtgacacgacggacgtcccgcgTGGACGTCCcgatttgttaattttttttattttcgtgttgaaattttaattacgtaagTTGTTTAATttagtgaatttgtgaatttttattattgtagatGTCCGTCGGAAtatccgccattgtgcagtggaaTGTCTTATGATGTGACAGAagatgtttttgggaagtccgttgGGATGTCAGTCGGGATATGCGCACCATTACCGCGGCTGAGTAAAAACAATAGGCCATGTTGAGTCGGTGCTAGGTCTCATCACTCCCCCCTTTCTCTCTTTCACTCTCTCTACaaactctttctctctttcactCTTTCACTCTCTCTACAAACTCATCTTCTTCATCCCCAATCAATGCTTTCCAATTCCATAATGACCGCTCTGAATTCAATCAAGCTCCACATCTTCTCCAGCCCCGGTCGTATCTGcgtcttcctcctcttcctatgGGCTCAATTTACCATCATCTCCCTCGCCCGCACCCCCACCCCCTGCTTCCCCGACCGCTCCTCTCCCCTCTCCGTCCGCTACGTCAAAATCCCCTCCCCCAacaccacctcctccaccgcccCCGCAGCGCCGGAACCTCCCCCGCCGCGCTACACCGCCGATTGCCCCTCCGGCCGCGTCTACGCCTACGACCTCCCCCCCTCCTTCAACCGCGACCTCGTTCCCTCCGCCTGCCCCGATCTCGACCCCTGGGATTGGCAATGCGGCATCTCCCCCAACCACGGCTACGGCCGCGCCGCCTCCGAGCTCCGCCGCACCCTCCCCGGGGACCTCCACAAATCGTGGTACCACACCAATGAATTCACCCTGGAGCTCCTCTTCCACCACCGCATCCTCAAGCACAAATGCCGAACCCTAGATCCGGATCTCGCCACCGCCTTCTACATCCCCTTCTACGCAGGCCTCGCCGTCGGGAAGCACCTATGGGGCAACGACACGTCAGCGAGGGATCGTCACTGCGAATTGATGCTGACGTGGATCAAATCGCAGAATTACTGGAAAATCATGAACGGCTCAGATCACTTCATCTCGATCGGCCGGATCACTTGGGACTTCCGCCGATTGACCGATCCGGGGAAATCGTGGGGATCGAGCTTCCTCAACATGCCGTCGATGCAGAGAGTCATCCGATTCATCATCGAGAAACACCCCGGCGACGAAATGGACGTCAGCGTGCCCTACCCCACCGGATTCCACCCCAAAACCAGCGATGAATTAGCCGAATGGCAGAGATTCGTGCGCGATCACAAGCGCGCGGCGCTCTTCACCTTCATCGGCACCGATCGGAATTGGGGGGGAGACGACCTCCGGCGCCTCCTGATGGACGAGTGCCGCCGCGAATCGAGCTCCTGCCGCGCCGTGGACTGCGGGGAGAGCGATTGCGCGAGGAATTCTTCCATAACGCTGCTGCCGCTGCTGGAAGCGGAGTTCTGCCTGCAGCCGAAGAGCGACAGCTTCACGAGCAGGGCGGTGTTCGAGTGCCTGGTGGCGGGGGCGGTGCCGGTTTTCTTCAGGAAGGGGGCTTATGAGGAGCAGTATGAGTGGTTCCTGCCGGGGGAGCAGGAGAGTTACTCGGTTTTGATAGAGCAGGAGGAGGTGAGGAGTGGGAAGGTGGTGGTGAAGGAGGTGCTGGAGAGGTATGGCAAGGAGGAGATACAGAGGAAGAGGGAGAGAGTGATTGAGATGATTCCGAGGATTATCTATTCTAAGCCGAATGCAGGGGTGAAGAGATTTAGGGATGCTTTTGATATTGCTGTTGATGGGGCTATGGAGAGGATTAAGGATGAGAAAGAGTGGGTTGATTTCTTATGatgagttttgatttttttagctATATACAGAAATGTGTACAATGATGTAATGCTAGTTTTGGGAGTGAGATCTGTTTATTGCATTCAACAAAGAAATTCAAGTCCTTGTAGATAGAAATAGAAATGGCAAATACTGCTGGCCGTAGTTGTGGTGCAACCGTGAAGGCATGAACCCGCGCCTTTTTTCCTTtcccttttatttttctttattcctCTCTCTTTTTGACGTGAAGATTACGAAAAGGTCACCTTGTTTTGGGGCATATTTTGGGTTAaatgtgttttaattttaatcatataaatttcaaacaatactACGATTTTTAAATAGGActgcagtggtgcggatgtctaggcggaattcccaaaaacacctcgtcacgtcataaggacttttcactgctctgccacgtcatacggaattcccgacggaattcccacaacaaacaaaattcacaaattaacaaattaaacactttccggaattaaacaatGTACAGAATTAAAAagttcgacacgaatacggagaaaattcaaccactttattttaaaaaaacatacttgattaaaaaaagtacattttttttaaataaaaaccggctcctcactcctcggattcctcgCCGTCGGTTCCCTCGCCGTCCCCGCCCCTCTCGCCCTCCCCATCGCCCCCCTCGCCGTCGCTATCCGACATCGCGTCGAACCCCAAGTCCCGACGCATACTGTTGAGGAGGGGCCTAAGCTTCCGCTTGTAGTGGGGGTCGGTCGCTTGGCGCCATTCCTGCATCCCACGTAACAATGTGTCATGTGTGGCGATGCAGGCATATGAAGGGTTCTCGGGATCATGATCGTTTTGGGTTggtgctgccgattgggcctcgaCGGATCCGCTGGGACTTTCCCTCGACAAACGCGCCACGGACCTTTACCCAATCGGGCGATGGCGGCGGGCCAAAGATGTAGGAGTGGGGAACTCTGCATCGGCCGGGGGGGGAGATCAgcggaaccagcactgctgttGTACTCTCCGGATGCGTTGATTCTCATCTGCTTCGGCCAGCCGCATTCCAcacccgcagtgaacttgggCGAATCCTGCACCGCGAGAtacacctcccaatatttgaattccccgaagccctTTTCGGAgtcggggaactgctggtgagacagcagcttcacatcctcggctaACATGCCGCTAGTTGCCGAGCGGAgattgtttgtgtaaatgccggcaaatcAGCTGAGCGGCTTCTTCAACCGATGCCACTGTTTCTGGCATTGCTCCGAGTTGTGGAGCTTCCCGTTGGCGatttgaactggaggtagctcTGGCTAATGCGCTACCACATCCGGTCGATGTGCTTGTTCACCCGGACGTATGGATCCTCAACCACACTGATCCACAccttcgccagcgcgacgcactcgtcCGAGCTCCAAATGGTCCTCTTGGtcccgctggatccctcccccacGCCAGCAGCGTACACCAGGacgccccgtcccctgcccctccctCGCTCTGTCCTGCCCCTCCTCTTTGTCGCCGGCGGATTCTCCTGGATCGGagaaagccccaactcctccaaCGAGAACGTGTCGATGCCAGTGAattgagtctcgagaggagaactcaccgggttgtccgtcgacagtaagTCCATAAAGGGCCaatagacgttgtccaccggcgattgggggacccccgGCCCCCGAAGCTCCAGACGATCcttgcatcatcccgggcatcatcatccccggcatctggggcatcatccccagctcggcatctggggcatcatcttATACCATtgtgggtacatgttgtagtaccccgGCATCATGCCCGATGGCATTTGAGATTGGGGCAACATCCCCGGAATTTGGGACATCGACTGGGAAAATTGCATACTCTTGCCGATGGGAAAATGCGCCGCTGGTGAATCGCTTGAGGCGGGAGAAgaatcgctatcgtggtgctccattgatGATTCGAAAGAAAcgtatttagagagagatactcgttaaaacaagtagtgtgaatgaaataaagttcaacgggatgtatttataggaaaaaaaaacatttaatgcaacaCACGGGAATTCCGTGACAGtccacgcaatggcggacgtcaggaCGGAATTctgaaaaaaacatttaatgcaacaCACGGGAATTCCGTGACATtccacgcaatggcggacgtcaggaCGAAATTCCGCGTGGAATTCTGCTAAACTCTGCGAACCTGCGACGTCATCttcggaattccgtatccgcaCCCGgtatgcacaatggcggacgtccgccacggaattccggCACGTCCGTAGGAATTCCGcgttgacgtccgccattgcggatgctcttattccTTTCTCTTTTTGACGTGAAGAATACGAAAAGGTCACCTTGTTTTGGGGCATATTTTGTGGCATATTTAGGGTTAaatgtgttttaattttaatcataTAAATTTCAAACTGTACTACgattttacaatttttaaatagGGTTATTGGTCCCTAAAACTATTaactttggtcaaattttggtatttcctataaactttaaaattggtctaaaaAATTGGTCACCCGGTAGTTATTGGTTTTGGAAACAGAATCATCATCGACGGCCACCAAAACCTCGGAATTGGAGTCCAGATCCACATCAATCTTTGCGGCGAGCCAGGTGTGGTGGAGCCACTGTGCGGGCATTGCGTCCCACGCCACGTTCCACCACCCTTCGCCATGGTTGTCGTGGCGCCCCGACACCACCGTCCGGCAGTACGATGGGAGAATGGTGTGCCATATTGAGGCGgcgctgctgctgcttctagcAACGCACCACTCCCACCGGTAGGCCGTGTGTCGGAGGGACGCGGCGCCGTCGTGGGTAGGGTGGAGGGTAAGACCAACCAAAATTTGGGACGCCTGTAGAGAACTCCAAACATTACCAGGATATGCTGACACACTTCcgttttagtttgtcccacaaaagatatcacatttccgtttttggaaaaagttctctctcaaattaatataattatactattctctctccacttaacatacaaaacaacatttcctaaaatcACGTGTCATTTTCTAAGTgtgccatctattatgggacggaggaagtacgtATATAAAttggaaaagaaataaaaattagtactaccCTCCGTTCCTATATAGCAGattcgtattcctttttggattgtccaaTTATAGCtgaatcatttcctttttagcaAAATAAAAGACATTTCTTCTCTTTTAGTtttatctatcttactttattttctattcatctctctacctttttaaATCTCGTGGCGAAAAAAAAAACGTCTTTACTACAGAGACAGAGAAAGCATCAATTTAAAAATAAGAGTAAACTACATAAATAGTacatgatctttcactttcgcataaaaatggtacctgatctatGTTTTATAGTATCATTTTTGGCATCTCGTGACAAAAATAACTCTATGTACCAAACATGTGGTTTTTGAGCAATAGAGGGTATCgttggaaatttcaattaaataagaGTACTAAATATGTGAATTTTTCCTCCTTTCCtcctttcttctttcctttttttcttcttagttTCTATttcctttctttatttttcttcattttcttcttttttatattttatacataCACCTAATTAATATTCATGGAGTAATATAAATTAAGgacaaaaaaactagatcaattttttaaactattcaaatcaattgaatatttttaatttatatattttatatcgttttagGACTAAAACgcctaattaaaaatatttaatcatttttatgttataaatatgtatcataatttttaaatttattaaaactatattgattagttattaataataacaaaaaaataattttattatattatattttaatattatattaataatattttaaataagtatattatacttatatattaattacgagttattagtataataattaaatataattaaaactataactataattaaGTATGAgtcataatttaaattatattaaaaaataaattaaatattaatttattacatcataataataatagtatagaagagaaagatagagaatatatatacttcatccgtccatgaaaaatagagcacatttgctATTTTttgttgtccacgaaaaataaagcatatttaaaaaagaattttcaacaacttccctcttacttttttcccttctatTTTACTAATAACAtaaacctcacattccactaacactacttttctcttactttttttcccttctctattactaataatatgaaccacacattccactaagactagttcttttttacttttttctcattctctcttactttaccaattccatattaaaatccgtgtaattcacaatgtgtcctatttttcgtggacggagggagtataattttaggTCCTCTTTTTGTGTATGCACAAAAATGCCCTCTATGGCAAAATTGTGAAATATGATTTTTAGGGggtattttggggtgaaaattaCCATTAGGCActgaaaatgtaatttttagatactaaaaatgatattaaataAAGATCCTGTACCATTTTTACGTGAAATGTAATATTGATATAATTCGCTCAAAAATAATGATAACATCATGACAGGAAGACTTATTGCTAAATTTTTGTGGATACATTTTTAGTGTTTGTAATGAGGTTTCAAATGATAACGTGACGCGTGAATAGTAAAGAGCAAGGGTATACATTTTTGTGGATACATTTATAGCTTAAATTTTGTGGTAATATTATGGACTGCCTTAATCAAATGTAGTGTTCAGTGGAGATGGATCTCCTTTTGCTCATAAGCATAgcataacataacataacatacTATCCACTAAACACATCAAAACGCAGCAGTTAtattcatttcttaaaaatatgaTAGAATCAACTATGAagatattaattataattatcatTCTTGAAATTAAATACTTAGCTCAAAAACTTAATTTTCAGTTTATTAATTGAGCATAGGCAACTTATACTAAAAAAaactttcttatttttttgggatattggtctctaaaactatgaactttggtcaaattttggtattttccataaactttgaaattggtctcaaaaatcataaactttacattttgtttgttatttcccatggcaagccaaataagatattttcggaaaaaaaatcttattataCGTGGGCAACCGCAaaatgtttatgatattttagattACTTTTTAAATTCGTGACAAATAGGATAAAATGCTACGTAGAAAATCAAGTTAATTTCGTTGTGTCAAGTAGAATAAAATATGCACGGAAGTTGGTTGGTTATGGTGATTGACATGccatgggaaataacaaactaaatgtaaagtttgtgattttttagactaatttcaaaattcatggaaaataccaaaatttgagtaaagttcatggttttagaGAATAATATCCctacttttttttcaaaacgtTGGATGTTCCAATCGAGTTTATTAATTGAGCATAGGCAACTTATCCACCATGTATGGATCATAGGCAACTTATCCATTTTCAAGTATAATGATCATAATAACTATTATAATAATGGGAttctataatatatattattttaaaatataaattaatactacatccatctcttaaaatagaaaatattttcattttggaccttccctttaaaataaaaacttttgaatttttctattttaggtcgtgaaccccacaatccactaatactaTTTCCACTACATTTTCTCttcctttttttactttacccATTTTTCTATTCATATTTatcactttaccaatttttgtattaaaacttatattgtttcaaaagtttcaattttttgaGACTGGAGGTAGCATAACACAAATAATGacagtatataaaaatagaaataaataaatgagcATAACTGTTGCGTTTTGTACGATAATTACTGGGTACAATGGACAACATATTGTGTTGTGCTTAGAGCACCTGCATCGGTGCTCGATGCATCGGCAGGCGTCGTGCCAACAGCGCGGCTAACACCGTGCTCGTTGTTGTGCTCTTGTTGATGGCACGACTcagctcgatgcatcgagcaccgTTGTGCCGAa
This DNA window, taken from Salvia splendens isolate huo1 chromosome 18, SspV2, whole genome shotgun sequence, encodes the following:
- the LOC121777989 gene encoding xyloglucan galactosyltransferase XLT2-like yields the protein MLSNSIMTALNSIKLHIFSSPGRICVFLLFLWAQFTIISLARTPTPCFPDRSSPLSVRYVKIPSPNTTSSTAPAAPEPPPPRYTADCPSGRVYAYDLPPSFNRDLVPSACPDLDPWDWQCGISPNHGYGRAASELRRTLPGDLHKSWYHTNEFTLELLFHHRILKHKCRTLDPDLATAFYIPFYAGLAVGKHLWGNDTSARDRHCELMLTWIKSQNYWKIMNGSDHFISIGRITWDFRRLTDPGKSWGSSFLNMPSMQRVIRFIIEKHPGDEMDVSVPYPTGFHPKTSDELAEWQRFVRDHKRAALFTFIGTDRNWGGDDLRRLLMDECRRESSSCRAVDCGESDCARNSSITLLPLLEAEFCLQPKSDSFTSRAVFECLVAGAVPVFFRKGAYEEQYEWFLPGEQESYSVLIEQEEVRSGKVVVKEVLERYGKEEIQRKRERVIEMIPRIIYSKPNAGVKRFRDAFDIAVDGAMERIKDEKEWVDFL